Proteins encoded within one genomic window of Ovis aries strain OAR_USU_Benz2616 breed Rambouillet chromosome 1, ARS-UI_Ramb_v3.0, whole genome shotgun sequence:
- the LOC101104456 gene encoding keratin-associated protein 10-7-like isoform X1, producing the protein MAASTLSVCSSDLSYDCPESCCEPPCCAPSCCTSAPRLTLLCAPVSCESSPCCQPACSSSCPASCCQQSSCQPTCCTSSPCQQACCEPVCCRPVCCRPVCCTPICCTPVCYEASPCSASSCCQQSSCTSSPCQQAYCEPVCCRPVCCRPVCCEASPCCKPSSSSVSLLCRPVCRPTCCVPTSSCQPSCCRPSSSSVSLLCQPVCRPTCCVPTSSCQPSCCRPSSSSVSLLCRPVCRPTCCVPTSSCQPSCCRPASSVSLLCQPVCPRPTCCIPASAPEPCC; encoded by the coding sequence atgGCAGCCTCCACCCTGTCTGTCTGCTCCAGCGACCTGAGCTATGACTGTCCAGAGAGCTGCTGCGAGCCCCCCTGCTGTGCCCCCAGCTGCTGCACCTCGGCCCCCCGCCTGACCCTCCTCTGTGCCCCAGTGAGCTGCGAGTCCAGCCCCTGCTGCCAGCCAGCCTGCAGCAGCTCCTGTCCGGCCTCGTGCTGCCAGCAGTCTAGCTGCCAGCCCACCTGCTGCACCTCCTCCCCCTGCCAGCAGGCCTGCTGTGAGCCCGTCTGCTGCAGGCCCGTCTGCTGTAGGCCTGTCTGCTGCACACCTATCTGTTGCACACCTGTGTGCTATGAAGCCTCCCCCTGTTCTGCCTCCTCATGTTGCCAGCAGTCCAGCTGTACCTCCTCCCCCTGCCAGCAGGCCTACTGTGAGCCTGTCTGCTGCAGGCCTGTCTGCTGCAGGCCCGTCTGCTGTGAGGCCTCCCCCTGCTGcaaaccctcctcctcctccgtgtCCCTCCTGTGCCGGCCCGTGTGCCGCCCCACCTGCTGTGTGCCCACCTCCTCCTGCCAGCCCAGCTGCTGcagaccctcctcctcctctgtgtccCTCCTGTGCCAGCCCGTGTGCCGCCCCACCTGCTGTGTGCCCACCTCCTCCTGCCAGCCCAGCTGCTGcagaccctcctcctcctccgtgtCCCTCTTGTGCCGGCCCGTGTGCCGCCCCACCTGCTGTGTGCCCACCTCTTCCTGCCAGCCCAGCTGTTGCCGCCCGGCCTCCTCCGTGTCCCTGCTCTGCCAGCCCGTGTGCCCCCGTCCCACCTGCTGCATCCCTGCCTCAGCCCCAGAGCCCTGCTGCTGA
- the LOC101104456 gene encoding keratin-associated protein 10-11-like isoform X2 translates to MAASTLSVCSSDLSYDCPESCCEPPCCAPSCCTSAPRLTLLCAPVSCESSPCCQPACSSSCPASCCQQSSCQPTCCTSSPCQQACCEPVCCRPVCCRPVCCTPICCTPVCYEASPCSASSCCQQSSCTSSPCQQAYCEPVCCRPVCCRPVCCEASPCCKPSSSSVSLLCRPVCRPTCCVPTSSCQPSCCRPSSSSVSLLCQPVCRPTCCVPTSSCQPSSSSCQPSCCRPASSVSLLCQPVCPRPTCCIPASAPEPCC, encoded by the exons atgGCAGCCTCCACCCTGTCTGTCTGCTCCAGCGACCTGAGCTATGACTGTCCAGAGAGCTGCTGCGAGCCCCCCTGCTGTGCCCCCAGCTGCTGCACCTCGGCCCCCCGCCTGACCCTCCTCTGTGCCCCAGTGAGCTGCGAGTCCAGCCCCTGCTGCCAGCCAGCCTGCAGCAGCTCCTGTCCGGCCTCGTGCTGCCAGCAGTCTAGCTGCCAGCCCACCTGCTGCACCTCCTCCCCCTGCCAGCAGGCCTGCTGTGAGCCCGTCTGCTGCAGGCCCGTCTGCTGTAGGCCTGTCTGCTGCACACCTATCTGTTGCACACCTGTGTGCTATGAAGCCTCCCCCTGTTCTGCCTCCTCATGTTGCCAGCAGTCCAGCTGTACCTCCTCCCCCTGCCAGCAGGCCTACTGTGAGCCTGTCTGCTGCAGGCCTGTCTGCTGCAGGCCCGTCTGCTGTGAGGCCTCCCCCTGCTGcaaaccctcctcctcctccgtgtCCCTCCTGTGCCGGCCCGTGTGCCGCCCCACCTGCTGTGTGCCCACCTCCTCCTGCCAGCCCAGCTGCTGcagaccctcctcctcctctgtgtccCTCCTGTGCCAGCCCGTGTGCCGCCCCACCTGCTGTGTGCCCACCTCCTCCTGCCAGCCCAGCT CCTCTTCCTGCCAGCCCAGCTGTTGCCGCCCGGCCTCCTCCGTGTCCCTGCTCTGCCAGCCCGTGTGCCCCCGTCCCACCTGCTGCATCCCTGCCTCAGCCCCAGAGCCCTGCTGCTGA